One genomic segment of Scylla paramamosain isolate STU-SP2022 chromosome 9, ASM3559412v1, whole genome shotgun sequence includes these proteins:
- the LOC135103645 gene encoding carboxypeptidase Q-like: MFCLMSVARTHLSLHASSWQVVLQSNGCQVCLRFACPSDLQSRLTMRRRASLRTLLAACLAVHVGCYVVERGDTRVNNHVLREQNLVLEERAENSVHSLIKVTESTSTTIPAPQCVLPPGMAEEIQGYQEVVDRVIDYVTTGDFKGQVYSHLANLVDTFGPRMTGTGELEAAIDWMVEQSIAENLDNVHTEDVQVPHWVRNNESAWMTLPRLKQLHIMGLGSSVGTPPQGITADVLVVKSFDELKKQGLKAAGKIVVFNPTWESYGVTVQYRSQGASEAAKVGAVAALVVSITPFSIASPHTGQQYYSVENKIPVASVTLEDAAMMERMQARGQNITVKLIMGAKNYPDTISRNTVAEILGTHQPKETVLVSGHLDSWDVTQGAMDDGGGMMMSWAALVVMRKLNIRPRRTVRAVLWTGEEQGLHGGIEYFKRHQHDHEQFQLIMESDSGTFTPQGISFSGTPEATCIMEEVLKLFHRINATQLTNPMTGGPDIAVWEKLGVPTGGLKNDNSRYFWYHHSYGDSLIVEDPDVLDRCLALWTSVAFVLADIRERLPHQQDLNHLEAGSG, from the exons ATGTTTTGCTTGATGAGTGTGGCAAGgactcatctctccctccatgcTTCTTCCTGGCAAGTAGTACTTCAAAGCAACGGCTGCCAAG TCTGTCTGAGGTTTGCCTGCCCGTCTGACCTCCAGTCGCGCCTTACCATGAGACGGAGAGCCTCGTTGAGGACCCTGCTGGCGGCGTGTCTCGCTGTACACGTCGGATGCTACGTCGTGGAGAGAGGTGACACACGCGTGAACAATCATGTCCTAAGGGAGCAAAACCTTGTCCTCGAGGAGAGGGCCGAGAATAGCGTCCATTCACTGATCAAAGTGACAGAGAGCACCAGTACCACCATCCCTGCTCCGCAATGCGTCCTGCCCCCGGGAATGGCTGAGGAGATACAGGGCTACCAGGAGGTGGTTGATCGCGTCATTGACTACGTGACGACCGGCGACTTCAAGGGACAAGTGTACAGTCACCTGGCTAACCTCGTCGACACCTTCGGCCCGCGAATG ACCGGCACGGGCGAGCTGGAGGCGGCCATAGACTGGATGGTGGAGCAATCCATCGCCGAGAACCTGGACAATGTACACACCGAGGACGTGCAGGTGCCTCACTGGGtcag GAACAACGAGTCTGCCTGGATGACTCTGCCTCGCCTCAAACAACTCCACATCATGGGTCTAGGCAGCTCGGTGGGCACCCCGCCCCAGGGCATCACCGCGGACGTGCTGGTCGTGAAAAGTTTTGACGAACTAAAGAAGCAAGGCCTCAAG GCTGCGGGCAAAATAGTGGTCTTCAATCCAACATGGGAGTCGTACGGGGTCACTGTTCAATATAGATCACAGGGGGCATCTGAGGCGGCCAAGGTTGGGGCTGTGGCGGCGCTGGTTGTGTCGATCACGCCCTTCTCCATCGCAAGCCCCCACACAGGCCAGCAGTACTACAGTGTGGAGAACAAGATCCCTGTAGCGTCAGTCACCTTGGAGGATGCCGCCATGATGGAGCGCATGCAGGCCAGAG GCCAGAATATCACAGTCAAGCTGATCATGGGCGCCAAAAACTATCCGGATACGATCTCAAGGAACACTGTGGCGGAGATCTTGGGAACACACCAACCCAAGGAGACGGTGCTGGTGTCTGGCCACCTTGACTCTTGGGACGTGACGCAAGGAGCCATGGACGACGGAG GCGGCATGATGATGTCGTGGGCGgcgctggtggtgatgaggaaaCTTAACATCAGGCCACGTCGCACCGTACGGGCTGTGCTTTGGACCGGCGAGGAGCAAGGCCTTCACGGAGGAATT GAGTACTTCAAAAGACACCAACATGATCACGAGCAGTTCCAGCTGATCATGGAGTCGGACAGCGGAACCTTCACGCCGCAGGGCATCAGCTTCAGCGGCACCCCTGAGGCTACGTGTATCATGGAGGAGGTACTGAAGCTGTTCCACCGCATCAATGCTACGCAG CTGACGAACCCCATGACAGGTGGTCCCGACATAGCGGTATGGGAAAAGCTGGGAGTCCCGACTG GCGGCCTTAAAAACGACAACAGTCGGTACTTCTGGTACCACCACTCCTACGGCGACTCCCTCATCGTGGAGGACCCGGACGTGCTGGACCGCTGCCTCGCCCTCTGGACCTCCGTTGCCTTTGTCCTCGCCGACATAAGGGAACGGCTTCCTCACCAGCAAGATCTGAACCACTTAGAGGCCGGCAGTGGGTAA
- the LOC135103648 gene encoding uncharacterized protein LOC135103648, whose product MGRKDVLFLFVGLLLILAGVGAQRCDVISIVEKSSNSYAAKFTSQTEFPFVGVNVVFTFDHPVTSVTNHNGKSEMIDDMHVRMTDEYLFVETGVFVHFSFEVFHSGDTQPEVIAVDLNGQDACDGSITWTTDIPFINPCEETGMAPYDYAQALCMSFLFYEAQRSGVLPPDQRVKPWRWDSALNDGADVGHDLTGGYYDGGDHVKFGFPMAATTTLLAWGLIDFPMGYEQTGQTEYARAAVKWATDYFLKAHTAEYELYGQVGKGLVDHAFWCRPEDMLMERPAYKIDREHPGTELACETAAALAAASIVFKGVDDKYSEELLEVARELYAFGDEYRLEYHLSITDVTDFYKSFNGYGDELLWGALWMYRATGEEVYLSKAQEVWDEFGFDEEIGGFGWDDKSAGAYALGSMMGVENPQYTASLNEYLRHVKEDFPYTPGGLVFLGMWGSNRHAANAAFLALWAAKYGDPNERESHVVWAASQIDFILGSSGHSFVVGFGVDPPIRAHHRGSSCPNPPDSCAQNNWGYEQPGPNPHVLHGAIVGGPAEDGTWQDDRSDYVRNEVACDYNAAYTGALVAIIEMKN is encoded by the exons ATGGGGCGAAAagatgttctcttcctcttcgtgggGCTCCTACTCATCCTCGCAG GCGTGGGTGCTCAGCGATGTGATGTGATCAGTATCGTCGAGAAGTCCAGTAACAGTTATGCCGCAAAATTCACATCTCAGACCGAGTTTCCCTTCGTTGGCGTCAACGTCGTGTTCACCTTTGACCATCCCGTGACCTCCGTAACC AACCACAACGGCAAGTCCGAGATGATAGACGACATGCACGTCAGGATGACTGACGAGTACCTCTTCGTGGAGACTGGCGTCTTCGTGCACTTTAGCTTTGAGGTGTTCCACTCCGGCGACACTCAGCCAGAAGTTATTGCCGTGGACCTGAACGGACAGGACGCCTGTG ACGGTTCCATTACGTGGACAACGGACATCCCCTTCATCAACCCATGCGAGGAAACTGGAATGGCACCCTACGACTATGCTCAG GCACTGTGCATGTCTTTCTTGTTCTACGAGGCACAGCGCTCAGGAGTCCTGCCGCCCGATCAGCGCGTCAAGCCCTGGAGATGGGACTCCGCCCTCAACGACGGTGCAGACGTGGGTCACGATCTGACTGGAGGCTACTACGACG GCGGTGACCACGTCAAGTTTGGCTTTCCGATGGCGGCGACCACAACCTTGCTTGCGTGGGGACTCATCGACTTCCCAATGGGTTATGAACAGACAG gtCAGACGGAGTACGCCAGAGCGGCGGTGAAGTGGGCCACGGACTACTTCCTCAAGGCACACACTGCTGAGTATGAGCTTTATGGACAG GTCGGTAAAGGATTGGTAGACCACGCTTTCTGGTGTCGCCCCGAGGACATGCTGATGGAGAGGCCTGCGTATAAAATCGACCGAGAACATCCTG GCACGGAGCTTGCTTGCGAGACAGCCGCCGCCCTCGCCGCAGCTTCCATTGTATTCAAG GGTGTGGATGACAAGTACTCCGAGGAGCTCCTCGAAGTGGCCAGGGAACTATATGCATTTGGCGACGAGTACCGCCTCGAGTATCACCTTTCCATCACTGACGTCACGGATTTCTACAA ATCATTTAACGGGTACGGAGACGAGTTGCTCTGGGGAGCACTTTGGATGTACCGCGCCACAGGGGAAGAAGTCTACCTCAGTAAGGCCCAGGAGGTGTGGGATGAGTTCGGCTTCGACGAAGAAATCGGCGGGTTTGGTTGGGACGACAAGAGCGCAGGTGCTTAT GCTCTCGGCTCAATGATGGGCGTCGAGAACCCTCAGTACACGGCTTCCCTCAACGAGTATTTGAGGCACGTTAAGGAAGACTTCCCATACACCCCTGGCGGTCTGGTCTTCCTCGGCATGTGGGGATCCAATCGACACGCTGCCAACGCTGCCTTCCTGGCACTCTGG GCGGCCAAATACGGTGATCCCAACGAACGGGAGAGCCACGTGGTGTGGGCTGCCAGCCAGATCGACTTCATCCTCGGAAGCTCCGGTCACTCCTTCGTGGTGGGCTTCGGTGTTGACCCGCCGATACGTGCACACCACCGTggcag CTCGTGTCCCAATCCCCCTGACTCGTGTGCCCAAAATAACTGGGGATACGAACAACCAGGACCCAACCCACACGTCCTGCACGGCGCCATTGTGGGCGGCCCCGCGGAG GACGGCACCTGGCAGGACGACCGCAGCGACTATGTGCGCAACGAGGTGGCGTGTGACTACAACGCCGCCTACACGGGCGCACTGGTAGCCATCATTGAGATGAAGAAttaa